Proteins from a genomic interval of Geodermatophilus obscurus DSM 43160:
- a CDS encoding 3-hydroxybutyrate dehydrogenase, with translation MADSGTLSGRRALVTGGASGIGRACAVRLAEAGADVVVVDRDADAAKAVAEAVGGTAVAVDLSDLDAVDGLDLDVDVLVNNAGLQHVAPLHEFPVDRFSLILRLMLETPFRLVRSALPHMYERGWGRVVNVSSVHGLRASAYKSAYVTAKHGLEGLSKVIALEGAPHGVTSNCVNPAYVRTPLVENQIADQAKAHGLSEDQVVEQIMLAPAAVKRLIEPAEVAEAVAYLCSPAAASITGSSLVMDGGWTAH, from the coding sequence ATGGCGGACTCAGGAACCCTCAGCGGCCGGCGGGCCCTCGTCACCGGCGGCGCCTCGGGCATCGGCCGGGCGTGCGCGGTGCGACTGGCCGAGGCCGGCGCGGACGTGGTCGTCGTCGACCGTGACGCCGACGCGGCGAAGGCGGTGGCCGAAGCGGTCGGGGGGACGGCGGTCGCCGTCGACCTCTCCGACCTCGACGCGGTCGACGGCCTGGACCTCGACGTCGACGTGCTGGTCAACAACGCCGGGCTGCAGCACGTGGCACCGCTGCACGAGTTCCCGGTCGACCGCTTCTCGCTGATCCTGCGGCTGATGCTGGAGACCCCGTTCCGGCTGGTCCGGAGCGCGCTGCCGCACATGTACGAGCGCGGCTGGGGCCGGGTGGTCAACGTCAGCTCCGTGCACGGGCTGCGCGCCTCGGCGTACAAGAGCGCCTACGTCACCGCCAAGCACGGCCTGGAGGGGCTGTCGAAGGTGATCGCACTGGAGGGCGCCCCGCACGGGGTCACCTCGAACTGCGTCAACCCGGCCTACGTGCGCACGCCCCTCGTGGAGAACCAGATCGCCGACCAGGCCAAGGCGCACGGCCTGTCCGAGGACCAGGTCGTGGAGCAGATCATGCTCGCCCCGGCGGCGGTCAAGCGGCTGATCGAGCCGGCGGAGGTCGCCGAGGCGGTCGCCTACCTGTGCTCGCCGGCGGCGGCGTCCATCACCGGCAGCTCCCTGGTGATGGACGGCGGGTGGACCGCCCACTGA